A stretch of Methanosphaerula palustris E1-9c DNA encodes these proteins:
- a CDS encoding DNA adenine methylase codes for MRPSKPGTCIIRPAVKPTAKPMARPFLKWAGGKTQLLDQLQRRLPGEIQQGEITHYLEPFVGGGAVFFAINQCYSFECSDICDINEELVLAYTVVKRDVEALIEVLDRMETEYYALDEAGRSGYFYQVREIFNAEKEGTCFDRYTRSWVDRAALLIFLNHTCFNGLYRVNAKGHFNVPFGRYRSPRILDAENLRLVSKVLERTAIHHGDFTGCEGMVNERTFVYLDPPYRPLNSTAQFTGYYRAGFNEGDQVRLAEFIGTLDRRGAKIMLSNSDPCNEDPDDTFFDTLYVGYTIDRVSAKRTINSNAGRRGAISELVITNYPPVI; via the coding sequence ATGCGACCGAGTAAACCTGGAACGTGCATTATCCGGCCGGCGGTAAAACCGACAGCAAAGCCAATGGCACGGCCATTTTTAAAATGGGCAGGGGGAAAGACCCAACTCCTTGATCAGCTCCAGCGACGTCTGCCCGGAGAGATCCAGCAGGGCGAGATCACCCATTACCTTGAACCCTTCGTCGGCGGAGGTGCAGTCTTCTTTGCGATCAACCAGTGTTACTCCTTTGAATGCTCTGATATCTGCGATATCAACGAGGAACTCGTCCTCGCCTATACTGTCGTCAAACGCGATGTCGAGGCTCTGATCGAAGTGCTCGACAGAATGGAGACGGAATATTATGCTCTGGACGAGGCCGGCCGGTCAGGTTACTTCTACCAGGTCAGGGAGATCTTCAATGCAGAGAAGGAGGGCACTTGTTTTGATCGGTATACCCGATCATGGGTCGATCGGGCTGCTCTGTTGATCTTTTTGAACCATACCTGCTTCAACGGGCTGTACCGGGTCAACGCCAAAGGTCACTTCAATGTTCCGTTCGGCAGGTACCGGTCTCCACGGATCCTGGATGCAGAGAACCTCAGGCTGGTATCAAAGGTGCTCGAGAGGACCGCGATCCATCACGGCGACTTCACCGGCTGCGAAGGAATGGTGAATGAGCGGACCTTTGTCTATCTTGACCCTCCATACCGCCCCCTGAACAGCACCGCCCAGTTCACTGGTTATTACCGGGCCGGCTTTAATGAGGGGGACCAGGTCAGGCTGGCCGAGTTCATCGGGACCCTGGATCGACGGGGGGCAAAGATCATGCTCTCCAACTCGGACCCCTGCAATGAGGATCCCGATGATACCTTCTTCGATACCCTCTATGTAGGGTACACGATCGATCGGGTCTCTGCAAAGCGGACGATCAACAGCAATGCCGGACGGCGCGGTGCGATATCTGAACTGGTCATCACCAACTATCCTCCCGTCATATGA
- a CDS encoding ferredoxin, with protein MPTVTINREECTSCTSCWETCPEVFEEDPKDGKSRITEAFSTGGNPAEGKVSTELLACAQDAADSCPVEIITVEV; from the coding sequence ATGCCGACAGTCACAATCAACAGAGAAGAGTGTACCAGTTGCACCAGTTGCTGGGAGACCTGCCCGGAAGTCTTTGAAGAAGATCCCAAGGATGGGAAGAGCAGAATAACTGAAGCATTCAGCACCGGCGGGAACCCTGCTGAAGGAAAAGTGTCCACAGAACTTCTCGCCTGTGCACAGGACGCGGCGGACTCGTGTCCAGTCGAGATCATCACAGTAGAAGTATGA
- a CDS encoding cation:proton antiporter: MEDLFISPEFQMSLLLFVALGGYLIASRINQSAVIGLILVGILVGPSVLGWITYTDFIQSLAHLGAVILLFVIGFEFNLREIIHPRNFAIALVGVIVPWFCGWELAILFGYSSASAIFIGTALTATSIAITANVLRELDKLHTAAAKAIIGAAVIDDVLALIVLAISTAVVNGSFSYWGIALITIKALLFIVIGAAFGTLVIGRYLVRLDRTDFVKRFPEFIFIFAMMFAFFYAICAEMVGLSTIIGAFIAGVSFKDVELNQSKSLKEGAEYLQIIFASIFFVSLGVLVDLRAVTPEILVFLVALTIVAIISKVIGCGLPARLGGMNRKDSLIIGFGMAPRGEVAMIVALIGLNAGIIDQGVYVVLVIMSLLTTVITPIIYRNWFYRGEYGTYDASGACINSGD, encoded by the coding sequence ATGGAAGACCTCTTTATTTCGCCGGAATTCCAGATGAGCCTCCTGTTGTTTGTGGCCCTCGGGGGGTATCTTATTGCATCACGCATCAACCAGTCCGCGGTGATCGGGTTGATCCTCGTCGGGATCCTCGTCGGCCCCAGCGTCCTGGGCTGGATCACCTACACAGACTTTATCCAGAGCCTCGCCCACCTCGGAGCGGTCATACTCCTCTTTGTCATCGGGTTTGAGTTCAACCTTCGCGAGATCATACACCCCCGTAACTTTGCCATCGCCCTGGTGGGGGTGATCGTGCCATGGTTCTGCGGTTGGGAGCTTGCCATCCTCTTCGGCTACAGTTCAGCCAGTGCGATCTTCATCGGCACCGCCCTGACCGCCACCAGCATCGCCATCACGGCGAATGTGCTCAGAGAGTTGGATAAACTTCATACCGCGGCAGCCAAAGCGATCATCGGGGCTGCGGTCATCGATGACGTCCTCGCCCTGATCGTCCTCGCCATCAGTACCGCCGTCGTCAACGGCTCGTTCTCATACTGGGGAATCGCCCTGATCACAATAAAAGCACTGCTGTTCATCGTCATCGGCGCCGCGTTCGGAACCCTGGTGATCGGCAGATATCTCGTCCGCCTCGACAGGACCGATTTTGTGAAGAGGTTCCCCGAGTTCATCTTCATCTTTGCCATGATGTTCGCCTTCTTCTATGCCATCTGCGCCGAGATGGTCGGGCTCTCAACGATCATCGGCGCATTCATCGCCGGTGTCTCGTTCAAGGATGTGGAGTTGAACCAGAGTAAAAGTCTCAAGGAAGGGGCCGAGTATCTCCAGATCATCTTTGCATCGATCTTCTTTGTCTCGCTGGGGGTCCTTGTTGACCTCCGGGCAGTCACCCCGGAGATCCTGGTCTTCCTCGTGGCGCTGACGATCGTAGCGATCATCAGCAAGGTCATCGGGTGCGGACTTCCCGCCCGGCTCGGAGGAATGAACAGGAAGGACTCCCTGATCATCGGTTTCGGGATGGCACCCCGTGGGGAGGTGGCGATGATCGTGGCACTGATCGGGCTCAACGCCGGCATCATCGATCAGGGAGTGTATGTCGTCCTCGTGATCATGAGTCTGCTCACGACGGTGATCACCCCCATCATCTATCGGAACTGGTTCTACAGAGGAGAATACGGCACCTATGATGCCAGCGGGGCCTGCATCAATTCAGGAGACTGA
- a CDS encoding L-lactate permease gives MDLIFSFLLAVLPIIVIFVGLVFLNKSGTLMGIIGWVLTVVLAVLFFGTSPRIALSASESGVLSSFGISLMVLFTILQVTMMDVTGAITSITAYIKVIAAERYEQIMILNVGFGSFLVSIGATPVTMLPPIMLALGFSPLAAVALPCLGYDPLTSFSLLAVPITLPASVFNIDVSLLGGTIALFLPVISTGFALGMLWIADGMAGVKKGLVPGIIAGVTLGISCNIFVRVLPASAIGLVGVFSGLVTIAVLFLLRYIKGKPIIAKNEDLQRMKTDDGTPIMPLWKASLPWLLLVIFCVAISIPIIQAGLYATLGNAQKIQVIADKIVDLKLLNQAYFWVMISTLLAAPVLVKSRAQAEEILKTWARRAWAPTLAAMVFFAIAYVMDWSAQSVINNTLTFAPGAADLNMNAIIGLTLAMTFGVAFPAISPLLGLLGTFVSGSEASSNVMFHGILKKSTDVLNLDFIKVYAAHCVSGGIASSIAPAKIVNAAAVIDQIGIEGEVIRKSAVIAILLTLITGAMLIVLLAL, from the coding sequence TTGGATCTGATATTCTCCTTTCTACTGGCAGTTCTCCCTATCATCGTAATCTTCGTCGGGCTCGTCTTTTTAAATAAATCGGGAACGCTAATGGGGATCATCGGTTGGGTACTCACCGTCGTACTGGCCGTGCTCTTCTTCGGGACATCGCCACGGATCGCACTCTCTGCTTCCGAATCAGGGGTACTCTCCTCATTCGGTATCTCTCTGATGGTGCTCTTCACCATCCTCCAGGTCACGATGATGGACGTGACCGGGGCGATCACCAGCATCACCGCCTACATCAAGGTGATCGCGGCAGAACGATACGAACAGATCATGATTCTGAACGTGGGTTTCGGCTCGTTCCTGGTCTCGATCGGCGCAACCCCGGTGACGATGCTGCCGCCGATCATGCTGGCCCTCGGGTTCTCGCCACTCGCAGCCGTGGCGCTCCCCTGCCTCGGATATGACCCGCTCACTTCCTTCTCCCTGCTGGCGGTTCCGATCACCCTGCCGGCCTCGGTCTTCAACATCGATGTCAGCCTCCTCGGGGGGACGATCGCACTCTTCCTGCCGGTGATCTCCACCGGGTTCGCCCTCGGGATGCTCTGGATCGCAGACGGCATGGCCGGGGTCAAAAAAGGGCTGGTCCCCGGAATCATCGCAGGGGTCACCCTCGGGATCTCCTGCAACATCTTTGTGAGGGTGCTGCCGGCCTCGGCCATCGGACTGGTCGGGGTCTTCTCCGGGCTGGTCACGATCGCGGTCCTCTTCCTCCTCAGGTACATCAAAGGCAAGCCGATCATTGCAAAGAACGAGGATCTCCAGAGGATGAAGACGGACGACGGAACACCGATCATGCCGCTCTGGAAGGCCTCACTGCCCTGGCTGCTGCTGGTGATCTTCTGTGTCGCGATCAGCATCCCGATCATCCAGGCCGGCCTCTATGCCACCCTCGGGAACGCCCAGAAGATCCAGGTGATCGCAGATAAGATCGTGGACCTGAAATTACTGAATCAGGCCTACTTCTGGGTGATGATCAGTACCCTGCTCGCGGCCCCAGTGCTGGTGAAAAGCAGGGCACAGGCCGAGGAGATCCTCAAAACCTGGGCCAGGCGGGCATGGGCCCCCACCCTCGCAGCGATGGTCTTTTTTGCGATAGCCTACGTGATGGACTGGTCTGCGCAGAGTGTCATCAACAACACGCTGACCTTTGCCCCCGGGGCGGCTGACCTGAACATGAACGCCATCATCGGCCTGACCCTCGCAATGACGTTTGGGGTCGCATTTCCTGCGATCAGCCCGCTCCTCGGCCTGCTGGGCACCTTCGTATCCGGGAGTGAAGCCTCCTCGAACGTGATGTTCCACGGAATCCTGAAGAAGTCGACTGATGTCTTGAACCTGGACTTCATCAAGGTCTACGCAGCTCACTGTGTATCAGGCGGGATCGCGTCTTCTATCGCCCCGGCAAAGATCGTCAACGCAGCGGCGGTGATCGATCAGATCGGGATCGAGGGCGAGGTGATCAGAAAGTCCGCAGTGATCGCCATCCTGTTAACCCTGATCACCGGCGCGATGCTGATCGTGCTGCTGGCACTCTGA
- a CDS encoding ABC transporter ATP-binding protein — translation MAALLEAMNLSKTYGSTIAVDGVSLSVQKGALFGLLGPNGSGKTTMIKMLTGQVRPTGGSATVLDLDVEKDPITVRERIGIIPEQETPPSFLSAEEYLHFVGAVRGIPDLDERADWWFDFLEFKDKRDVLCKDLSRGTRQKLMFTQAFIHRPVLALIDEPLINFDPIMQMKVKDFLQTYVKDGGTVFISTHILEIAEEICSDFAILHNGHLLYTGAIDDIGDEHLSEFFLTRVRQDNHV, via the coding sequence ATGGCAGCATTACTGGAAGCGATGAACCTCTCAAAGACCTATGGGAGTACGATCGCTGTGGACGGTGTATCCCTTTCAGTCCAGAAAGGCGCGCTCTTTGGCCTTCTGGGCCCGAACGGCTCGGGAAAGACGACGATGATCAAGATGCTGACCGGGCAGGTCCGCCCGACCGGCGGGTCGGCCACCGTCCTCGACCTGGATGTAGAGAAGGATCCCATCACCGTCAGGGAGCGGATCGGGATCATTCCAGAACAGGAGACCCCGCCCAGTTTTCTCTCAGCCGAGGAGTACCTCCACTTCGTCGGGGCTGTCAGAGGGATCCCCGACCTCGACGAGAGGGCGGACTGGTGGTTCGACTTCCTGGAGTTTAAGGACAAGCGAGACGTACTCTGCAAGGACCTCTCCAGGGGAACCAGACAGAAACTGATGTTCACCCAGGCCTTCATCCACCGACCGGTGCTGGCCCTGATCGATGAACCCCTGATCAACTTCGATCCGATCATGCAGATGAAGGTGAAGGACTTCCTGCAGACCTATGTGAAGGATGGCGGCACGGTCTTCATCAGCACCCATATCCTTGAGATCGCAGAGGAGATCTGTTCTGACTTTGCGATCCTGCATAACGGGCACCTCCTCTATACCGGAGCCATCGACGATATCGGCGATGAACACCTCTCCGAGTTCTTCCTCACGAGGGTCAGGCAGGACAACCATGTTTGA
- a CDS encoding flavodoxin family protein: MTSLKERTMNVITIFHSYSGITRGVAEKVKTACGGDLIEVKPKEKYSSLSAYSLGCFRALREEGEPIDPETIDVAAYDLIVIGTPVWAWKATPPINAAIAALKNCKGKRAVLYATCGSSARDTLSILKKALVAKSVDVTGEFVLSRKDIDEGTKIADLIAGVNAAQSL, from the coding sequence ATGACCTCTCTGAAAGAGAGAACAATGAACGTGATCACCATATTCCATTCCTACTCCGGTATCACCCGTGGTGTGGCTGAAAAGGTGAAGACCGCCTGCGGTGGCGATCTCATCGAAGTAAAACCAAAAGAGAAGTATTCGTCGCTGAGTGCCTATTCGCTCGGTTGTTTTCGTGCGTTGAGGGAGGAAGGGGAACCGATCGATCCGGAGACGATTGATGTCGCTGCCTATGACCTGATCGTGATCGGGACGCCAGTCTGGGCCTGGAAAGCGACTCCGCCGATCAATGCAGCGATCGCCGCTCTCAAAAACTGCAAAGGAAAACGGGCGGTGCTCTATGCAACCTGCGGGTCATCGGCACGTGATACGCTGTCGATCCTCAAAAAAGCCCTTGTAGCGAAGAGTGTCGACGTGACCGGGGAGTTCGTCCTCTCCAGGAAGGATATCGACGAGGGGACGAAGATTGCAGACCTGATCGCCGGGGTGAATGCAGCACAGTCGTTGTAA
- a CDS encoding ATP-binding protein has product MKRKIITIDEERCTGCGLCIPDCPEGALQIIEGKARLVSDLFCDGLGACIGTCPEGAIRVIEREAGAYDETAVMETIAPQGAAVIKAHLEHLNSHGQIPLYNEAIEYLIEHTIQIPDHQVTKPRAAPAKQTLNSFAGCPGAAARSIEREDQNAGDGKPGGSASELRQWPVQLKLLNPAAPYFDNADLLIAADCVPFAYAGFHQDFLRGKIVIIFCPKLDADIEGYISKLAEILTLHTIPSITVIHMEVPCCSGVKYVVDQALERAGKKVPVKDITISLQGAIL; this is encoded by the coding sequence ATGAAGAGAAAAATTATCACGATCGATGAGGAGCGGTGCACTGGCTGTGGACTCTGTATACCTGATTGTCCGGAAGGAGCGCTTCAGATCATCGAAGGGAAGGCGCGGTTGGTGAGCGATCTCTTCTGTGACGGGCTCGGCGCATGTATCGGTACCTGCCCGGAAGGGGCGATAAGAGTCATTGAACGGGAAGCGGGTGCGTACGATGAGACGGCCGTGATGGAGACGATCGCGCCACAGGGGGCTGCTGTCATCAAGGCACATCTTGAGCATCTCAATAGCCATGGGCAGATCCCTCTGTATAATGAGGCGATCGAGTACCTGATCGAACACACTATCCAGATCCCTGACCATCAGGTCACCAAACCTCGGGCAGCGCCTGCGAAACAGACCCTCAATTCGTTTGCAGGTTGTCCGGGAGCCGCAGCTCGAAGTATTGAAAGGGAGGATCAGAATGCCGGCGATGGCAAGCCTGGGGGATCAGCATCAGAACTGCGCCAGTGGCCTGTGCAGTTGAAGTTGCTGAACCCTGCGGCGCCATACTTTGACAACGCCGATCTCTTAATAGCCGCTGACTGCGTTCCTTTTGCCTACGCCGGTTTTCACCAGGACTTTCTTCGTGGGAAGATCGTGATCATCTTCTGTCCGAAGCTGGATGCCGACATCGAGGGGTATATCTCCAAACTCGCCGAGATCCTCACCCTGCACACAATCCCCTCGATCACGGTCATCCACATGGAAGTTCCCTGCTGCAGTGGCGTGAAGTATGTTGTCGACCAGGCCTTGGAGAGGGCAGGGAAGAAGGTCCCGGTGAAGGATATCACCATATCCTTACAGGGAGCGATCCTGTAG
- a CDS encoding GAF domain-containing protein, with the protein MYHVLFVDDEPMLLAIAKLILEETGEFFITTITSAPEALAIMESVPFDAVVSDYHMPLMDGIQLLKEIRVTYEDLPFILFTGRGREDVVIEAINNGVDAYLQKGGDPTSEFAELAHMIKKGVERKRAADALKQDESRLETLVSFYQMVDAPLRELMTRAIEILVKITASTIGYLAFVEEEETMMTMYAWSSEAMNQCTIREKPIRYSVASTGLWGEAVRQRRPVITNDYAVPNPQKKGYPEGHIPIIRHMNIPIIDDDHIVMVAGVGNKRSDYDERDLRELSLLTKGLWQIIKQRRAEASLRESENRLHLALDGAGEGLWDWYIPSGNAYFSLQYYTMLGFEPRDFPPTFESWTSLIHPDEQYKVTSDLLKQIKERRSTFEIEYRARTKDGDERWIDARGKAIEWDEEGNVTRVIGINADITGRRKTEIALRQANRQLSLLSGITRHDILNNVTVILGYLGMAEVKCTDPDLEKYLKKMKLATRAIQAQIGFTRIYQDLGTNEPQWQRLEAILSKLQIPPQITLTIGLQGIEVNADPMLEKALFNLLDNSIRHGQQVTRIQVSSRQEGENLTIVWEDDGVGIPINEKDQIFIRGYGKNTGLGLFLVREILSLTGITIRETGIEGEGVRFEITIPKRNYRFAGSR; encoded by the coding sequence ATGTATCACGTGCTCTTTGTCGATGACGAACCGATGCTCCTTGCGATCGCAAAACTGATCCTCGAAGAGACCGGGGAGTTTTTCATCACAACGATCACCTCCGCACCCGAGGCACTGGCCATCATGGAATCGGTTCCTTTTGATGCCGTCGTCTCCGACTACCATATGCCTCTGATGGACGGAATCCAACTTCTCAAAGAGATCCGAGTGACCTATGAGGATCTCCCCTTCATCCTCTTCACCGGGAGAGGACGCGAGGATGTGGTCATCGAGGCCATCAACAACGGTGTCGATGCATACCTTCAGAAAGGGGGGGACCCGACATCGGAGTTTGCCGAACTTGCACATATGATCAAAAAAGGGGTGGAACGGAAACGTGCCGCCGACGCACTGAAACAGGACGAAAGCCGGCTCGAAACGCTCGTCTCCTTCTACCAGATGGTCGATGCGCCGCTCAGGGAACTGATGACCCGTGCCATTGAGATTTTGGTGAAGATCACCGCCAGTACCATCGGATACCTCGCTTTTGTCGAGGAGGAGGAGACGATGATGACGATGTATGCCTGGTCATCGGAGGCGATGAACCAGTGCACCATCCGTGAGAAACCGATCAGATATTCAGTCGCCTCAACCGGGTTATGGGGGGAGGCCGTCCGGCAGCGCCGTCCGGTGATCACCAACGATTACGCAGTCCCCAACCCCCAGAAGAAGGGATATCCAGAGGGCCATATCCCCATCATCCGGCACATGAATATCCCCATCATAGACGATGACCACATCGTGATGGTCGCAGGTGTGGGGAATAAACGGTCTGATTACGATGAACGGGATCTTCGCGAACTCTCGCTATTGACCAAGGGGCTGTGGCAGATCATAAAACAGCGAAGGGCAGAAGCCTCACTCAGAGAGAGTGAGAACCGGCTTCACCTTGCCCTTGATGGTGCTGGCGAGGGGCTCTGGGACTGGTATATCCCCTCTGGTAACGCGTACTTCAGTTTACAGTATTATACGATGCTCGGATTCGAACCCAGAGACTTTCCACCAACCTTTGAGTCCTGGACTTCCCTGATCCATCCGGATGAACAGTATAAGGTCACGTCTGACCTTTTGAAGCAGATAAAAGAGCGAAGATCTACCTTTGAGATCGAATACCGGGCTAGAACAAAAGATGGTGACGAACGCTGGATAGATGCCCGCGGAAAGGCAATCGAATGGGACGAGGAGGGGAACGTGACCAGGGTGATCGGAATAAATGCCGATATCACGGGCCGGAGGAAGACTGAGATTGCCCTGCGACAGGCGAACCGGCAGCTCTCCCTACTCTCCGGCATCACCCGGCATGACATCCTCAACAATGTCACAGTCATCCTCGGATACCTGGGGATGGCAGAAGTAAAATGCACAGACCCGGATCTGGAGAAGTACCTGAAGAAGATGAAACTGGCCACACGCGCAATTCAGGCGCAGATTGGATTCACCAGGATCTACCAGGACCTTGGAACCAACGAGCCGCAGTGGCAGAGGCTAGAAGCGATTCTCTCCAAGTTACAGATCCCTCCCCAGATCACACTGACCATAGGTCTGCAGGGTATCGAAGTCAACGCCGATCCGATGCTCGAAAAGGCCCTCTTCAACCTGCTCGATAATTCGATCAGGCACGGCCAGCAGGTGACCAGGATACAGGTATCGTCCAGGCAGGAAGGAGAGAACCTGACAATAGTATGGGAGGATGACGGAGTTGGCATCCCCATCAATGAAAAAGACCAGATCTTTATTCGTGGGTATGGAAAGAATACAGGTCTCGGACTCTTTTTAGTCAGGGAGATCCTCTCCCTAACCGGCATCACGATCAGGGAGACCGGCATCGAAGGAGAAGGTGTCCGGTTCGAGATCACCATTCCGAAGAGGAATTATCGGTTCGCCGGGAGTAGATGA
- a CDS encoding DUF1294 domain-containing protein, giving the protein MTAQDPLLITAVFAINTIVFLLYGYDKQQAQRREWRISERVLLLSSIAGPFGAFAGMQFFRHKTKKTIFLLSIPLFLLMQVAGFLLLIGWTW; this is encoded by the coding sequence ATGACAGCCCAGGATCCTCTGCTCATAACTGCCGTCTTTGCTATCAATACGATCGTGTTCCTCCTCTATGGCTATGACAAGCAACAGGCACAACGACGCGAGTGGCGGATCTCCGAGCGGGTGCTCCTCCTCTCATCGATCGCCGGCCCCTTTGGTGCCTTCGCCGGCATGCAGTTCTTCCGGCACAAGACAAAGAAGACCATCTTCCTCCTCTCTATTCCACTCTTTCTCCTGATGCAGGTTGCCGGCTTCCTCCTGCTGATTGGATGGACCTGGTGA
- a CDS encoding class I SAM-dependent methyltransferase, with protein MEHIRRAFDTIAGEYDAQRRWIIPDIDAFYSAAVWAAEWKGDTPKILDIGAGTGLLSALLQEKYPKAHLTLLDFAEQMLNVARERFAGRTDLRYITGDYRDVDLCGGYDLICSALSIHHLPDEEKAGLYHRIYDALNPGGVFVNADQARGDTPALDRRFIEYWDAFLSDGPLTPAEQAVIRTRRDTLDQSANLGDQLTWLKTSGFSNVDVIYRNRTFVVLTGSKKSDSEEDQVWASRQ; from the coding sequence ATGGAACATATTCGCAGAGCCTTTGATACGATCGCCGGAGAGTATGATGCCCAGCGGCGATGGATCATCCCGGACATAGATGCATTCTACAGCGCCGCAGTCTGGGCGGCCGAGTGGAAGGGAGATACACCCAAAATCCTGGATATCGGAGCCGGAACAGGACTGCTCTCCGCCCTCCTGCAGGAGAAGTACCCGAAGGCGCACCTGACCCTCCTCGACTTTGCAGAGCAGATGCTCAATGTAGCCAGGGAACGATTCGCCGGCAGGACGGATCTGCGCTACATCACCGGCGACTACCGGGACGTGGACCTCTGCGGAGGATACGACCTGATCTGCTCTGCCCTCTCCATCCATCACCTTCCGGACGAGGAGAAGGCCGGCCTGTACCACCGGATATACGACGCCCTGAACCCGGGCGGAGTCTTTGTGAACGCAGATCAGGCCAGAGGGGATACTCCCGCCCTGGACCGGCGATTCATAGAATACTGGGATGCGTTCCTCTCCGACGGGCCGTTGACCCCCGCAGAACAGGCGGTGATCAGAACGCGGCGCGATACCCTCGATCAGAGTGCAAACCTTGGCGACCAGCTCACCTGGCTCAAAACGAGCGGGTTTTCCAATGTCGATGTGATCTACCGGAACAGGACCTTTGTGGTGTTGACCGGCAGCAAGAAGAGTGACTCTGAAGAAGACCAAGTGTGGGCGTCCCGCCAGTGA
- a CDS encoding 4Fe-4S binding protein: protein MTSRESIRKGLGVLIGAAGLAYPVCAAVCPRGKGDCPYPGKCFLYTDMDTNSICDYTRSSTSSSGSSSSVAVQTTSATPTPGVTTATTTTTTTSVPVSPGPNTLGLLPFSALLAGVLAFIVATAVLFIGLRSGRFGGRTPGPGPALALSSFFGLGAAEIVTYLLMDQNTSASLFAAVYLLAGTVLTAYAWRGGALSRTIVLGLAVMSVLFGFVFLAPLMPIEFVGLVGLVTGTQTLTPGIIGILGGIGLALITGRTFCGHICPVGSIQELAYTVPVKKITSLQGRYLEILRGVIAVASVVAGMFLVSIMEYTGVYDFFSLTLSTGFLVFAGLLIISAFIYRPVCRGLCPFGLIFSIPSHFSRYRLRRTGSCITCKKCEKVCPAQVAGRDASRRECYLCGRCSDVCPVEGALVYSA, encoded by the coding sequence ATGACATCACGAGAGAGTATACGTAAAGGTCTGGGGGTTCTGATCGGGGCCGCCGGGCTTGCATACCCCGTCTGTGCTGCCGTCTGCCCGCGGGGAAAAGGGGATTGCCCGTATCCGGGCAAGTGCTTCCTGTATACTGATATGGATACCAACTCGATCTGTGATTATACCCGGTCGTCGACATCGTCTTCGGGTAGCAGCAGTTCGGTTGCTGTCCAGACAACCTCGGCGACCCCAACCCCCGGGGTGACAACGGCAACGACAACGACAACGACCACTTCGGTTCCGGTCTCTCCTGGCCCGAACACCCTCGGTCTCCTCCCATTCAGTGCCTTACTGGCCGGCGTGCTCGCCTTCATCGTCGCGACAGCCGTCCTCTTCATCGGATTACGTTCGGGACGTTTTGGGGGTCGTACTCCGGGCCCGGGCCCTGCTCTTGCGCTCTCATCGTTCTTCGGCCTCGGGGCCGCCGAGATCGTAACGTACCTGCTGATGGACCAGAACACATCGGCTTCGCTCTTCGCAGCCGTCTACCTGCTCGCGGGTACCGTGTTGACTGCATACGCCTGGAGGGGCGGGGCCCTGTCGCGGACTATCGTGCTGGGGCTCGCGGTCATGAGCGTGCTCTTCGGTTTTGTCTTCCTTGCCCCACTGATGCCGATCGAGTTCGTCGGACTCGTCGGGCTTGTCACCGGCACCCAGACCCTGACGCCCGGGATCATCGGTATCCTTGGAGGAATCGGTCTCGCCCTGATCACCGGCAGGACGTTCTGCGGGCATATCTGTCCGGTTGGGTCGATCCAGGAACTGGCCTATACCGTGCCAGTGAAGAAGATCACCAGTCTCCAGGGCCGGTACCTTGAGATCCTGCGGGGCGTGATCGCCGTCGCATCGGTAGTGGCTGGTATGTTCCTGGTCAGCATCATGGAGTACACTGGGGTCTACGACTTCTTCTCGCTGACCCTGTCGACGGGCTTCCTCGTCTTCGCAGGGCTCCTGATCATCTCAGCATTCATATACCGGCCGGTCTGTCGGGGACTCTGTCCGTTCGGCCTGATCTTCTCCATCCCGTCCCATTTCAGCCGGTACCGGTTGAGGCGAACCGGGTCGTGTATCACCTGTAAAAAATGTGAGAAGGTCTGTCCTGCCCAGGTCGCCGGCAGGGACGCCTCCAGGCGAGAGTGCTACCTCTGCGGCAGGTGTTCGGATGTCTGCCCGGTGGAGGGTGCGCTTGTCTACTCGGCTTAA